The Onthophagus taurus isolate NC chromosome 6, IU_Otau_3.0, whole genome shotgun sequence region CGGGAtttaaaaacttctttaaaaaaatccaagAAGAAACAGGTATTCCTCGATAAACATGTAATTCCAACGTCAGAAAACCATCGCGATAAACGTGCATCATTGTAATTAACGCCAATTGcgcctaattttttaattgctttttCCCTTTCAAAGGAACATTATCTTGACAAATGTCAGAATTAATGGATGCTCAGACGTTATCGAGGAAATGTTTAATTGCTCGTTTTGACATCGcgttgtttcatttttttatcaagGACGTATTTTATCGctttctttttggtttttttagttcaaatGGAAGTAGCTGTATAACGCGTGTTTATTCTCAGAAGAGATAACCGTATTTCCGGTGGGGCTTTTACTTTTTCCTACTGAGTAACCACGTTTTGcggtgttttttaaattatgataaGAAAAGAGGCTCGTGTGAGgattatcttttaaaacaataagaagGAAACCAAAAGATGTTTCctgttttttttctatttgtgtAAATATCGCTGTAgctataataaaaaatcatcataAAGGAAACCGGGGAATATTAGAGGCCCCCGGGGTATAATTGGGATCCATCTTTTCTCCTCGCAGCGCGCTCCAACATCCCTAAGGTTAAATTACATACAGTGTTTTGTGATAGAACTCTGCAGTCTGAAAAGAAACACAAAGAGTTGTGTGTGGAAGAAAACACTGTGCAAAGTTGTGAGTAGAACAAGTTGGATTTATTTCCAACTTTTTCTTGCTCCGTTCATaggaaaacaaatttaaagataAGAACTACAAAGTCATGAGTATTTGCTGGCACAACTCtaaatattcttgaaaattctCCTGAAGTACTTCTAAATACAGATCGATTTCCAATAAATGTCAGAAATCCTTGGGCAACAACTAGATAGCTTAGAAATCCTCTAAAACATGTAAAAATCCTTAAAACCCCCAAGTTATACTTGGAATCCAATTAGTAATTCTAGAGTATTCCTATTAGTAAGTACTTCTAGAAATCATCTCAAACAAATCACTGAAACACCTGCAATTTacaagcaatttttaaaatctttgaaaaatcttGCAGCTACTCTtagatacataaaaatatgtggtttgatgatatatttttggagGAAAAGCTTCCCAAAACgttgaaatttaacaaaaatgaaaaaaattcaaaaaatcattctgaatttagttttttgaataaagatactaaatatatctcaaattgcaGCTGAACGATTGCAGTTTAAgatgtaattaaaatagtatAAGGTTTGATGATATacttttcgagaaaaaaattcctgaagaaaaaatgtcaaataatgatataagaacttcaaaaaatagtcctgcatttaattttttgtattaagataCGTAATATATCCCAAATCTAAGCtaaaagaatatattttaaGATAGGATTCAAAAAGTATAGTGTTTCATGATATATTTCTGGAGAAAACATAGCgaagaaataatttcaaaattgggctatgttgaaatttaacaaaaatgtaagaaattcaaaaagtcATCCTGAGTTTAACTTTTTGTATAATGATACgtaatatatctcaaattgaagctgaaagaGTTTAGTTTAAGatgtaattaatataatatagggtttgatgatatacttttggagaaaaaaatgtttaaagaaaaaatgtcaaaaatcgTATTTAGCAATGAcataaaaacttcaaaaaatcatcctgaatataattttttgtgctgatacataatatatctcaaaataaaactaaaagattatattttgagataagattaaagaaatatggggtttgatgataaattttTGGAGGAAAAGCTTCCCAAAGGaataatgttgaaatttaacaaaaatgaaaaaaattcaaaaaatcattctcaatttagttttttgaataaagatactaaatatatctcaaattgcaGCTGAATGATTGCAGTTTAAGATGTAATCAAAACAGTATAGTGTTTGATGATATacttttggagaaaaaaatgtttaaagaaaaaatgtcaaaaatcgTATTTAGCAATGAcataaaaacttcaaaaaatcatcctgaatataattttttgtgctgatacataatatatctcaaaataaaactaaaagattatattttgagataagattaaagaaatatggggtttgatgataaattttTGGAGGAAAAGCTTCCCAAAGGaataatgttgaaatttaacaaaaatgaaaaaaattcaaaaaatcattctcaatttagttttttgaataaagatactaaatatatctcaaattgcaGCTGAATGATTGCAGTTTAAGATGTAATCAAAACAGTATAGTGTTTGATGATATacttttggagaaaaaaattcctgaagaaaatatgtcaaataatgatataagaacttcaaaaaatcgtcttgcatttaattttttatattaagataCGTAATATATCCCAAATTTAAGCTAAAAGAACGTATTTTAAGATAGGATTAAAAATATGGTGTTTGATGATATATTTCTGGAAAACATcccgaaaaaataatttcaaaattgggctatgttgaaatttaacaaaaatgtaagaaattcaaaaagtcATCCTGAGTTTAACTTTTTGTATAATGATACgtaatatatctcaaattgaagttGAAAGAGTTTAGTTTAagatgtaattaaaataatatacgGTTTGACGATATacttttggagaaaaaaattcttgaaggaaaaatgtcaaaaatcgTATTTAGCAATGAcataaaaacttcaaaaaatcatcctgaatataattttttgtgctatgatacataatatatctcaaaataaaactaaaagattatattttgagataagattaaaaaaatatggggtttgatgatatatttttggagGAAAACATTTCCTAAGGAATAatgtgaaaatgttaaattttaacaaaaatgaaaaaaattcaaaaaatcattctcaatttagttttttaaataaagatactaaatatatctcaaattgcaGCTGAATGATTGCAGTTTAAGATGTAATCAAAACAGTATAGTGTTTGATGacatatttttggaaaaaaaaattcctgaagaaaatatgtcaaataatgatataagaacttcaaaaaatcgtcttgcatttaattttttgtattaagataCGTAATATATCCCAAATTTAAGCTAAAAGAACGTATTTTAAGACAGGATTAAAAATATGGTGTTTGATGATATATTTCTGGAGAAAACATCCCgaagaaataatttcaaaattgggcTATGTTGtaagaaattcaaaaagtcatcctgagtttaattttttgtataatgatacgtaatatatctcaaattgaagctcaaAGAGTTTAGTTTAagatgtaattaaaataatatagggTTTGATGATATACTTTTGGACAAAAAAATCCTTGAagcaaaaatgtcaaaaatcgTATTTAGCAATGAcataaaaacttcaaaaaattatcctgaatataattttttgtgctatgtatataatatatctcaaaataaaactaaaacattatattttgagataagattaaaaaaatatggggtttgatgatatatttttggagGAAAAGCTTCCCAAAGGAATATTatcaaaatgttgaaatttaacaaaaatgtaagaaatTCAGAAAATCATCCTGAGTTcagatttttgaataaagatatgtaatatatctcaaaatgAAGCTGAAAGATTGCAGTTTAAGTTGATATCAAAATGTGCTAGAATATATGTTGATTAGCTTTGATTTACACTGATTATAATGGAAGCGCGTGGACCGTGTTGCTTCGGCTTGAATTACGGTTATGATGGTGTCCATCATAAATTCTGCATTTCTAGTTTGGCCAAGGTGCTAGAATATGTGTGCTGATTTAGGTTGGTACTGATAATAATCGAGGAAGAATTCTTGAAAATACTCTCAAATTAATGAAAAGGCAGATACATCTCAAATAAAATCCAGAAACACCTAAACCTGAGGCTCTGAAATATTAGAAAATCTCTCAAAACCTTAGAAAACTGTAAGAAATGTATTGAAAAATGAAACCCacaacattaataataatatgtaatttgtttaaaacgtCCATgactatatatattttacgCTTCTTgaattgtgtttaaaaataaaatgttaaaaacacgttagaattaaattaattattttaattgttgttgttAATTGTTGATCATCATAAATGATTTGAATTTACCTTGGAATAAAATCTTATGCAACAATATCTAACGAttctaattacaaaattatctttaagctttaaagCTCTATCAATAGATCATTTTTTAACGACCTTCCCAATTATTCCTCGATAACGTGAAACGTCCTCGTTCGCACCTATCGCAATCTAAACCAATAAGCACACACACCCAATCATAAATCAACTCATAAAACTCATTAAAATCCGAATCCTTTTCAAGCCAAACAAACCCTTTTCGAAGTGAAACACTTGGTGGGGACCACCCGCGTCAATTCGtacaaataaaaacgaaataattaccAATCGTCAATTGAATACAGATGTCGCAATTAATCGGATCCTCTATATTTGGAGGACATTGCGAGGAAccaacaaatacaaaaaatacgCACCAGGTATCGATCGATTGCCAGGCGGGCAGGTCGTCACGGCAACTGCGCCGTGGGGCCCCAACCGAATAAGGGCCGTTTTCCAGTGGCCGTCTGAATGACACGCAAGGTGCATTAATAATCGACGATGGAAAACGTGTACCGTTTCAAGAAGGTAAGAGAACCTAGTAGGCTAATCGACGTTTCGAGCTTGATTCACTTGAATCTAAAAGCTCCAAccatcaaaaattattctaaaagattttcttgaaGTCAAGAAAGTCaagttatctttatttttttttttccaagaGAATGGTTTATCCGGAAAAGTTAGCGCTCGATCAAGTGGCACCTAGAACAGCCTCGAAATCGGCTTCTTCATGGTGTAGTGAACCAAATAAAACCATCATTAACGTTGTGGAAAAGAAGGATGATACTAGAAAATCGACCTCACCAGAGAATTCTGCTAATATGTAAGATTAAATAGATTTAATAGATTTGATAGAGTTTGTAAGGATTCTAAGGAAACCTGTTGCGTTGTGATTTGTACACTGAAAGTCACGTGAGATTCAtgcatttaaaacttttttgcccAATCTCCAAATTTCTTTCTACCAATTACAtgatttaagatttttatttttcctttcaAATCCTTTCacattcattttttgtttaaatcatcTTCATCGCTTTCATCTAAAAGGTATCGTTAAAAGATACTTTCTTGTTGCGTAAATGAATTAGTACATTAACCTTCTCGttccataaaaaaatgatttccacatcatcgttttaaaaaaaaataatacatctCTCTGtgcgataaaaattgcatcaCGAATAAATTAACGtgttaaaatattcaaatcgccGAGCGACGCGTGATAATTTTACATCCATTCTCAATTAATATTCGAACGACGAGAAAAGGACGTAAATTACGAATTCAAGACAAACCCGCGAAGTCGTCCTTGCATACTGCAACCGATGTAATAAATCGACTCTTAAACGAAGaacctaaataaaaataaaacctaaaatctttttaattttttttaggggtgcaaataaacaatttattcaagATAGAATAAGACATTTAGTCGATGCTTTCACACTTAGAGCACAAACCGTAAAAGAACGAATACAAATGCCACCAACACCTTCATCAATAAGCAGTAGAGAGACTTTAGATGAACCAGCCGTTGATGCGGAAGCtgtaaaaactaaattaactaACCCACAAGACACCGACACCAAATCAGAAGAAATCGAATTGAGCAATAAGACGTTTTGCTCCAAGATACGACACGTTTATGATACGAAAGTCATTGATCCTCAAGGAAAAGTATACGTTTTTTGGATGTCAATTGCGGCATCTGCAGTTTTATATAACACTTGGGTGATTCCCTTGAGGTGTTCTTTTCCCTATCAAACACCCGAAAACACAGCAATATGGATGGCTGCCGATTATTTAgccgattttatttatatcgttGATATGTTGCTCATTCAACCaagaattatgtttttaagCGAAGGATTTTGGAtgaaagattttaattttacaagaCAAAATTATATGAGAAAAACAAGGTTTAAGGTAagttaaagttattaataaacaagtCAAGTTTACATCCGATTTGACAagccaaaaaaagtttatggACAGGATGCTCATTAAAAAAAGCTTCCTGTTTCGCTCTGTTTGAAGTCATTTTGAAtcaatctttatttttagatggatttattatcaattcttcccttagattttttttattttttatggggaccacaaaaagttatattaagGATCccaagaataataaaaatgcacACATTTTGGGACTTTTTTGACCTCGTTGATAAATTAATAGCATCACCACACATATTAAGAATAACACGAACGCTCCTTTACATGATGTATCTAATCCATCTAAACGCTTGTGCTTATTACGGGTTCTCAGCTTGGGAAGGAATCGGTTcaaacaatttcgtttttaacGGCGAAGGAAACGCttacataaaatgtttttatttcgcCACAAAAACCGCGACTTCAATCGGAAAAAATCCAAAACCAACGCAAGAACTTGAATATCTTTTTATGACGTTTTCTTGGTTAATGGGGGTGTTCGTTTTTGCCTTATTAATCGGTCAGATAAGGGATATAATAGCGACGGCGACAAGATCACAAACGGAATATAGAAAACTGGTCGATGAGACCTTGGAGTATCTTAGAAGACTTAATTTACCTCAAGACATGCAACGCAGAGCTCAATTGTGGTTTCATTATACTTGGGAAACACAACACACTTTAGGTAAAATTGCAtgttaaataaacattaaaataaaaacttaaatttcttattttagatGAAAACACCATCATGGATTGTCTACCTCATAAAATGAAAACGGATGTTTCAATAAACGTCCACATTCAAACTCTAAGTAAAGTAAAATTATTCGCCGATTGCGATGAAGCACTTCTAAGAGAATTAGTTCTACAATTAAAGTCAGTAATTTATCTCCCAGGAGATATTATTTGTAAAAGAGGAGATGTTGGAAAAGAAATGTACATCATCCAATCGGGTAAAGTTCAAGTTCTTGGTAAATGTGAAAATGAAGTTTTAGCGACTTTATCCGAAGGATGTGTTTTTGGAGAAATAAGTTTGTTAGGAATAGCCGGAATGAATCGGAGAACAGCCGATGTTCGTTCTTATGGTTACTCTAATCTCTTCGTCTTGAGCAAAGCTGATTTAAATGCCGCTTTATCCCATTATCCGGAAGCTCAAGACTTGCTCAACAAGAAAGCCAAACAACTAATGAAGAAAAACGCCGCGTTGGAACGTAAAAGAAACGCTTTAATCGTCATTAATAACCCCGTTCCTAGAAAGCCACAAGCTAAACTTATTGATACAGTGTTACAAGTCCTTCCAGCCGATTCAGAAACAAGGAAACTTCTTCGTTTTGGGTCACGAATTGGACATTCAAAGCCacaaaatgataaatttaaagttcgAAATAGTTTACCTTCTGTTATggacattaattattataataattgtttaaataattctttcgaAACTAGTGTTACCGTTCATAGATCGATGAGTTAGAaagtgatatttttttattgggtGATATATGAGATTAGGAAGTAATAAAATGATGAAGGAAGAACTGttatatttttggatttttagaTGATcgatgttaaaataaataaatttattgtttattagtTGTGTTCTATTATAAATTTACCTACATGAAGTTAGCctccaatttttattttgattattacaaaagaacGTCTCAACCGATtttgataaacaatgtctcattcaaAAGCTTAATGCTTGGCTAATACGAAAGTGGCAATGACCGATTCGTACTTCCCAGTCAGGTGCATAATTGATGAAAAtgagatgaaatcgtggttttaaagtttgtattGGTAAGTAGAGCACTGAATTCGGAAAGGTTTAgacaaaaagttttagtataaaagttgtagcaaactttattcttaacaatatggctcttttacacttttgctcttagatgcataaatatcgagaaaaaatcgaattggtgaaaatgtgataaaatcgtggttttaaagtttttgttggTAGAGCACTCAATTCtgaaagttttagtataaatgttataacaaactttattcttaacaatattgctcttttacacttttgttcTTACAATTATAGATGCAAAAATGAcgagaaaaaatcgaattgatgaaaatgagatgaaatcgtggttttaaagtttgtattGGTAGAGCACTGAATTCGGAAAgttttagagaaaaagttttagtataaaagttgtagcaaactttattcttaacaatattgctcttttacacttttgctctcagcggcataaatatcgagaaaaattggaatatgTGCAAATAAGATTATGTCGTGGTTTTAGAGCTTATTATTGGTAAAACACAGGTTTGGAACATTTTAGACAGAATTCAGAAAGTTTTAGTGAATAAGTTTtcgtataaaagttgtagcaaactttattcttaacaatattgctcttttacatttttgctcttagatgcataaatatcgagaaaaaatcgAACTGGTGAAAATgtgatgaaatcgtggttttaaagtttatgttGGTAGAGCACTGAATTCTGAAAGATTTAGacgaaaagttttagtataaaaattgtagcaaactttgttcttaacaatattgctcttttacacttttgctcttagatgaataaatatcgagaaaaatcgaattgatgaaaatgagatgaaatcgtggttttaaagtttgtattGTTATGAATTCGGAAAGTTttaggaaaaaaatgttattataaaacttgtagtaaactttattcttaacaacattgctcttttacacttttgctcttaaatgcataaatatcgagaaaaaatcgaattggtTCAAAATGAGATAAAATCGTGGTCTTAAAGTTTGTATTGGTAGAGCACTGAATTTAGgaagttttagaaaaaaagttttagtacaaaagttgtagcaaactttattcttaacaatattgctgttttacacttttgctcttagatgcataaatattgagaaaaaatcgAGTAGGTgcaaattagatgaaatcgtaaAGTTACTACTTGTATTGATAGAGCACgagattcggaacgttttagaaaaaaagttttagtataaaagttgtagctgactttattcttaacaatattgctcttttacacttttgctcttagatgcataaatatcgaaaaaaaatcgaattggtGAAAATgtgatgaaatcgtggttttaaagtttatgttGGTAGAGCACTGAATTCTGAAAGATTTAGACGAAAAGTTTTAgcataaaagttgtagcaaactttattcttaacaatattgctcttttacacttttgctcttagatgcataaatatcgagaaaaagcGAATTGATGAAAATGAGATGAAATCATGGCTTTAAAGTTTGTATTGGTAGAGCACTGAATTCGGAAAGTTTTAGAGAagaagttttagtataaaagttgtagcaaactttattcttaacaatattgctcttttacacttttgcccTCAGatacataaatatcgagaaaaaatcgaatttgtGAAAATGAGAATGAAATCGTGGTTAAAAAGTTTGTATTGGTAGAGCACTGAATTCGGAAAGATttagagaaaaagttttagtgtaaaagttgtagcaaagtttattcttaacaatatcgctcttttacacttttgcttttagataCATAAATATCgcgaaaaaatcgaattggtGAAAAtaagatgaaatcgtggttttaaagtttgtattGTTATGAATTCGGAAAGTTttaggaaaaaaatgttattataaaacttgtagcaaactttattcttaacaacattgctcttttacacttttgctcttaaatgcacaaatatcgagaaaaaatcgaattggtTCAAAATGAGATAAAATCGTGGTCTTAAAGTTTGTATTGGTAGAGCATTGAATACGGAAAGTTGAagagaaaaagttttagtataaaagttgtagcaaactttactcttaacaatattgctcttttacatttctgctcttagatgcataaatatcgagaaataatcaaattggcattcaataaatttttgcattttgtgcttgagaaattataaagctttaattatcaacattgtcaaaacatgaaataatttgaaattgagtgtaaaccactccaaataatactagtataatCTAATTCAAGCTTTTTAATGGGAGAGTCTCTTTTctttgtatcaaataaaatgatttatttgggaattttttgctgccaaattatgtggtatttcaatttaatcttttgcatatgttttcatgatatatttacttatttaaaaagaattgtttatagaaaataatctttttgtaattcgcgacggtaatgaaagctataacagtactcaaacgggtgctgtaatgagactccttacagcatccgatgctgaaATGAGTTTTTAGCTTTgcttatatataatatggattgagccaacgagagagatagcttgcgcaaggtgatcgaaccgagatagacatagaagcgtactgacatataatgggcgtgcgttaattttggcggtaaatttaaaacaaaattaataaatgaaaaaagaaaaaaatataaaataaaataaaatttccttattatttataatacttacaggtgatgtgaaactgtattatcgcgaactttgcacacgaaacaatacatttttaaatttaacggtgtgactggctgtgacacaacaaaattattgacacttttgtgcgcatgcgcccgtctgtttagtaccgttttatgtctatctttgttacactttcacattatcgctttccatctgcgtctattcaccttgagccacatttttgttagtagatatattcagttagttcaatccatattatatataatcaaaggtttttagtaacattttatggaaccagttcaagttggtaacattgggtcattaatttttctagttgtcaatgtgacaatgtttgtctatggatgtttaaacacgttcttagcatcgaatacaaggtccacaataatgaggacattgaactctaagcaaattctcttattttgggagttgtacatgaaacattttttcaggtgaatacattttgtgttttgacagtttctaactgtcaaaacaaatttctattttcaagtgttacggtgctaccaactgctacataccaaTTTCCCtccattgtcaaaatttattttatttttaagaaaagaaaaggataaaaacgcgaattacaaaaaatagcataaatcTTCcactctgatgcggaagataccggacacctgtataaataCTTTACTAAAAAGCAGAATTGCCATTAAAAGCAATCAAAACATCAAACAAACACATTTAAAACATAGTTAAAGCAactttaagttaatttattcttATACAAAGgtcaatttattcaaaaagata contains the following coding sequences:
- the LOC111428001 gene encoding cyclic nucleotide-gated channel beta-1-like; translation: MENVYRFKKRMVYPEKLALDQVAPRTASKSASSWCSEPNKTIINVVEKKDDTRKSTSPENSANMGANKQFIQDRIRHLVDAFTLRAQTVKERIQMPPTPSSISSRETLDEPAVDAEAVKTKLTNPQDTDTKSEEIELSNKTFCSKIRHVYDTKVIDPQGKVYVFWMSIAASAVLYNTWVIPLRCSFPYQTPENTAIWMAADYLADFIYIVDMLLIQPRIMFLSEGFWMKDFNFTRQNYMRKTRFKMDLLSILPLDFFYFLWGPQKVILRIPRIIKMHTFWDFFDLVDKLIASPHILRITRTLLYMMYLIHLNACAYYGFSAWEGIGSNNFVFNGEGNAYIKCFYFATKTATSIGKNPKPTQELEYLFMTFSWLMGVFVFALLIGQIRDIIATATRSQTEYRKLVDETLEYLRRLNLPQDMQRRAQLWFHYTWETQHTLDENTIMDCLPHKMKTDVSINVHIQTLSKVKLFADCDEALLRELVLQLKSVIYLPGDIICKRGDVGKEMYIIQSGKVQVLGKCENEVLATLSEGCVFGEISLLGIAGMNRRTADVRSYGYSNLFVLSKADLNAALSHYPEAQDLLNKKAKQLMKKNAALERKRNALIVINNPVPRKPQAKLIDTVLQVLPADSETRKLLRFGSRIGHSKPQNDKFKVRNSLPSVMDINYYNNCLNNSFETSVTVHRSMS